One genomic window of Thermococcus sp. includes the following:
- a CDS encoding geranylgeranylglyceryl/heptaprenylglyceryl phosphate synthase, with product MRLELGKVETHIHEKLKNSPLHFVLLDPDDVSPGIAGKIAAVSEEVGVDAVMVGGSTGAEGEVLDAVVRSIKESSDLPVILFPGSHGGISGYADAIFFMSLLNSRNPFFITGAQALGAIQVKRYGIEPIPMAYLIIEPGETVGWVGDARAIPRHKPKIAAAYALAGQYLGMRLVYLEAGSGAPEPVPPHMIAAVKSVIDVPLIVGGGIRTAGAAEAAVRAGADIVVTGTAIEKARSPEEAKKKLEELNSAIKS from the coding sequence ATGAGGTTAGAGCTCGGAAAGGTTGAAACCCACATTCACGAGAAGCTTAAGAACAGTCCCCTTCACTTCGTTCTTCTGGATCCGGATGATGTGAGTCCTGGGATTGCTGGAAAGATTGCAGCGGTTAGCGAGGAGGTCGGTGTTGATGCCGTGATGGTTGGTGGTTCCACTGGTGCCGAGGGTGAGGTTCTGGACGCCGTTGTCCGTTCAATAAAGGAGAGTTCAGACCTTCCTGTCATCCTGTTTCCCGGCTCTCACGGTGGAATAAGTGGGTACGCCGATGCCATCTTCTTTATGAGTCTTTTGAACTCTAGAAATCCCTTCTTCATAACGGGTGCCCAGGCTCTTGGTGCCATCCAGGTAAAGCGCTACGGCATTGAGCCCATTCCGATGGCCTACCTTATAATCGAACCCGGTGAGACTGTCGGGTGGGTGGGGGACGCCAGGGCAATCCCTCGTCACAAACCTAAAATAGCGGCCGCCTACGCCCTTGCCGGTCAGTATCTGGGCATGCGCTTGGTTTACCTTGAGGCTGGGAGCGGGGCGCCGGAACCTGTTCCACCTCATATGATAGCAGCCGTCAAGAGTGTCATTGACGTACCCCTCATCGTAGGCGGTGGCATAAGAACCGCGGGTGCTGCGGAAGCAGCAGTGAGGGCAGGTGCTGATATAGTGGTCACCGGAACTGCTATTGAGAAGGCCCGATCCCCCGAAGAGGCAAAAAAGAAACTCGAGGAGCTAAACTCAGCGATAAAATCATGA
- a CDS encoding DUF123 domain-containing protein, whose protein sequence is MRGSYFLVIQLDADGEIRTKGKVFQLREGHYVYVGSAMNSLEKRVGRHFKRDKKLHWHIDYLLRKARLLRAYLIPSEERLEERLSLEVSKYGEPVKDFGAGDVRVNTNLYLFEGEPDDALTEILKRLGLRWIKVKSLDEIIGSGEKNEVRARKG, encoded by the coding sequence ATGAGGGGATCGTACTTTCTGGTGATCCAACTGGACGCCGATGGTGAAATCAGAACAAAAGGTAAGGTTTTCCAACTCCGTGAAGGCCACTACGTCTACGTGGGCTCCGCCATGAACTCGTTGGAGAAGCGCGTGGGGAGGCATTTCAAGCGGGACAAAAAGCTTCACTGGCACATAGACTACCTTCTCAGGAAGGCCAGACTTCTGAGGGCATACCTCATTCCAAGCGAGGAGAGGCTTGAGGAAAGGCTTTCACTGGAGGTCTCGAAGTACGGGGAGCCGGTTAAGGACTTTGGAGCGGGCGATGTGAGGGTCAATACGAACCTGTACCTCTTTGAGGGTGAGCCGGACGACGCACTCACCGAAATACTGAAGCGCTTGGGCCTTCGTTGGATAAAGGTTAAAAGCTTGGATGAAATTATTGGGTCCGGTGAGAAAAATGAGGTTAGAGCTCGGAAAGGTTGA
- a CDS encoding DUF2095 family protein, translating into MEKKKKKPPVDDFAWQEYSRDEFKETFPHLHRELEGEGVPVSGYRASGEKAEKELDETCDFSGYSPTVVDFLRRCETDEEALEIINWMEDHGEITHDIAKELRITLVRKGVRAFGPKKEWGWYEKHRRE; encoded by the coding sequence ATGGAGAAAAAGAAGAAAAAACCGCCCGTCGATGACTTCGCTTGGCAGGAGTACAGCAGAGACGAGTTCAAGGAAACGTTCCCCCACCTGCACAGGGAGCTTGAAGGAGAAGGCGTCCCCGTGAGCGGGTACAGAGCCAGCGGGGAGAAGGCCGAGAAGGAGCTCGACGAGACCTGCGATTTCTCCGGCTACAGCCCAACCGTGGTGGACTTCCTTCGGCGCTGTGAGACCGACGAGGAGGCCCTTGAGATAATCAACTGGATGGAAGATCACGGGGAGATAACCCACGACATCGCCAAAGAACTCCGTATAACCCTCGTAAGAAAAGGTGTCAGGGCGTTCGGTCCCAAAAAGGAGTGGGGCTGGTACGAGAAACACAGACGGGAATGA
- a CDS encoding AMP phosphorylase, with protein sequence MKAKVKLLDLHSGRYSVFINEEEAKKAGLHPDDLVKLEAGKKSVYGSVVLSSLINVGEMGVSRDILKLHNFSEGEVVSVIPTGTPESVRYIKKKMHGEKLRKVEIEAIIKDIVDRKLRDIEISSFVTSLEINGLDMDEIAALTIAMAETGDMLDIDRKPIMDVHSIGGVPGNKTNILVVPIVAASGLTIPKTSSRAITSAAGTADVVEVFADVSFSLDEIKRIVEKIGACLVWGGALNLAPADDITIKSERALSIDPTGLMLASIMSKKYAMGSQYVLIDIPAGRGVKVESLEEARSLSRDFIELGKRLGQYVEVAVTYGGQPIGHTVGPALEAREALKALMTGQGPGSLIEKATGLAGILLEMGGVAPQGMGKKMAKEILESGKAYEKMREIIEEQGGDPNIKPEDIQVGDKTYTFAAPTSGYVTGIDNRAITGIARAAGAPEDKGAGLELYVKVGEKIKEGEPLFTVHAETEAKLDQAIVFARRAEPIRIEGMVLQRIGNI encoded by the coding sequence ATGAAGGCCAAGGTTAAGCTGTTGGACCTACACAGCGGTAGGTATTCCGTGTTCATAAACGAAGAGGAAGCCAAGAAAGCGGGGCTTCACCCGGATGATTTGGTAAAGCTTGAAGCCGGGAAGAAGAGCGTGTACGGAAGCGTCGTTCTGAGCAGCCTGATAAACGTTGGTGAGATGGGGGTCAGCAGGGATATCCTTAAACTGCACAACTTCTCGGAGGGAGAGGTCGTATCGGTAATCCCAACCGGTACCCCGGAGAGTGTTCGATACATAAAGAAGAAGATGCACGGGGAGAAACTCCGGAAGGTCGAGATAGAGGCGATAATCAAGGACATCGTGGACAGGAAGCTCCGTGACATTGAGATAAGCTCATTTGTGACGTCCCTTGAGATAAACGGCCTGGACATGGACGAGATCGCCGCGCTGACGATAGCGATGGCTGAAACGGGTGACATGCTCGACATAGACAGGAAGCCGATAATGGACGTCCACAGCATCGGAGGCGTCCCCGGAAACAAGACAAACATCCTCGTCGTGCCGATAGTGGCGGCCTCTGGCCTCACAATACCCAAGACCAGCTCAAGGGCAATAACCAGCGCCGCAGGAACCGCGGACGTCGTTGAGGTGTTTGCAGATGTAAGTTTCTCCCTCGATGAGATAAAGCGCATCGTTGAGAAGATTGGGGCGTGCCTAGTGTGGGGTGGTGCGCTCAACCTTGCACCCGCGGATGATATAACGATCAAATCGGAGAGGGCGCTCAGTATAGACCCGACGGGGCTCATGCTAGCCAGCATAATGTCCAAGAAGTACGCAATGGGAAGTCAGTACGTTCTCATCGACATCCCTGCGGGCAGGGGGGTTAAGGTCGAGAGCCTTGAAGAGGCCCGCTCTTTGTCAAGGGACTTCATAGAACTCGGAAAGAGGCTGGGTCAGTACGTTGAGGTCGCGGTTACGTACGGCGGCCAGCCCATCGGCCACACAGTGGGACCTGCACTTGAGGCCAGGGAAGCGTTGAAGGCTCTCATGACCGGTCAGGGGCCTGGAAGTCTGATAGAGAAGGCAACCGGGCTCGCAGGTATTCTTCTTGAGATGGGTGGTGTTGCCCCACAGGGCATGGGCAAAAAGATGGCCAAGGAGATACTTGAGAGCGGCAAGGCCTACGAGAAGATGCGCGAGATCATCGAGGAACAGGGAGGCGATCCAAATATCAAACCGGAGGACATACAGGTCGGTGACAAGACCTACACATTTGCGGCCCCCACCAGCGGCTACGTTACCGGGATAGATAACAGAGCCATAACCGGAATAGCTAGAGCTGCTGGTGCTCCAGAGGACAAGGGTGCGGGTCTGGAACTCTACGTTAAGGTCGGTGAGAAGATCAAGGAAGGTGAACCCCTCTTCACGGTACACGCCGAAACCGAGGCGAAGCTTGATCAGGCTATAGTCTTCGCAAGGAGGGCTGAACCGATTCGGATTGAGGGAATGGTCCTTCAGCGAATCGGTAATATCTGA
- the minD gene encoding cell division ATPase MinD — protein sequence MEGRSIVFASGKGGTGKTTTVANLGVALAQFGKEVILIDADITMANLSLVLGMEDIPITLHDVLAREADLKDAVYEGPAGVKVIPGGLSLEKIKKAKPERLREVIREISQMADFILIDAPAGLEMTSVTALLIGKELIIVTNPEISAITDSLKTKLIAEKLGTLPLGAILNRVTNEKTELTQEEIEAILEVPVLGVVPEDPEVKRASAYGVPLVIKNPTSPAAISIKQLAAKLAGIKWQPPAPESPIKRVFKAIFGGKK from the coding sequence TTGGAGGGTCGTTCAATTGTTTTTGCTTCAGGAAAAGGTGGAACTGGTAAAACAACGACCGTTGCAAATCTCGGTGTTGCGCTGGCTCAATTTGGCAAAGAGGTCATACTGATAGACGCGGATATAACCATGGCAAACTTGAGCCTCGTCCTCGGCATGGAGGACATACCCATAACGCTTCATGATGTCCTCGCAAGGGAGGCGGACCTGAAGGACGCCGTTTATGAGGGTCCCGCGGGGGTTAAGGTCATACCTGGTGGCCTGAGCCTTGAGAAGATCAAAAAAGCAAAGCCGGAGCGTCTCAGGGAGGTCATAAGAGAGATAAGCCAGATGGCGGATTTCATTCTGATTGATGCTCCCGCTGGCCTTGAGATGACATCTGTGACAGCTCTGTTGATCGGTAAAGAGCTTATAATCGTCACGAACCCAGAAATCTCGGCCATAACAGACTCCCTCAAGACCAAGCTCATAGCCGAAAAGCTTGGAACCCTACCCCTGGGTGCGATACTGAACAGGGTCACCAACGAGAAGACGGAACTCACCCAGGAGGAGATCGAGGCGATACTGGAGGTTCCGGTTTTGGGAGTGGTACCCGAGGATCCGGAGGTTAAGAGGGCAAGTGCGTACGGTGTTCCGCTGGTCATCAAGAACCCCACCAGCCCCGCGGCGATATCCATCAAACAGCTGGCCGCGAAGCTGGCCGGCATCAAGTGGCAGCCACCGGCACCGGAGAGCCCGATAAAGAGGGTCTTCAAAGCTATCTTCGGGGGGAAGAAATGA
- a CDS encoding slipin family protein: MAALSTVVIGIVLFFVLIVLASAIKIVKEYQRAVIFRLGRVVGARGPGIFFIIPIFEKAVVIDLRTRVLDVPVQETITKDNVPVRVNAVVYFRVIDPVKAVTQVANYIMATSQIAQTTLRSVIGQAHLDELLSEREKLNMELQKIIDEATDPWGIKVSTVEIKDVELPSGMQKAMARQAEAERERRARITLAEAERQAAEKLRDAAEIVSQHPMALQLRTLQTISDVAGDKSNVIVLTLPMEMLKLFRSLADTADVARKKLEKEAETE, translated from the coding sequence ATGGCCGCACTTAGCACGGTAGTGATTGGTATAGTGTTGTTTTTTGTTTTGATTGTTTTGGCAAGTGCCATAAAGATAGTGAAAGAGTACCAGAGGGCAGTTATCTTCAGACTAGGTAGAGTCGTCGGAGCAAGGGGACCAGGGATATTTTTCATCATCCCGATATTTGAAAAGGCAGTTGTCATAGACCTCAGGACGCGCGTCCTCGATGTTCCGGTACAGGAGACCATCACAAAGGACAACGTGCCCGTAAGGGTTAACGCCGTTGTGTACTTCCGCGTGATTGACCCGGTGAAAGCCGTCACGCAGGTAGCTAATTACATAATGGCCACCAGTCAGATAGCCCAGACAACGCTCAGAAGCGTTATAGGGCAGGCTCACCTCGATGAGCTCCTCAGTGAGAGGGAAAAGCTCAACATGGAGTTGCAGAAGATTATCGACGAGGCGACGGATCCGTGGGGTATAAAGGTCAGCACCGTTGAGATAAAGGATGTCGAGTTGCCGAGTGGAATGCAGAAAGCCATGGCACGGCAGGCTGAGGCGGAGAGAGAAAGAAGGGCCAGGATTACCCTTGCCGAGGCAGAGAGGCAGGCTGCCGAGAAGCTCAGGGATGCCGCCGAGATAGTCTCCCAGCACCCGATGGCCCTTCAGCTGAGGACCCTTCAGACCATAAGCGACGTGGCCGGTGATAAGAGCAACGTTATAGTGCTGACCCTACCGATGGAGATGCTCAAGCTCTTTAGGAGCCTTGCGGATACCGCGGACGTTGCCCGGAAGAAACTGGAGAAAGAGGCAGAAACGGAGTAA
- a CDS encoding nodulation protein NfeD, with amino-acid sequence MRKGAVLSTVFLLMLFIPLANAGENHAVYVAKIDGMITGYTVDQFSRYISAAENAHAEALIIELNTPGGLGDAMMKIVSEIQNSTVPVIIYVAPRGAIAASAGTYIAMGSHIIAMAPGTSIGACEPIMGYAANGSIIKAPAKIRNFYTAYMRSLAQESGRNETAAVEFITRDLSLTPDEALRAHVVEAVAGDVPDLLLKVNGMRTRIPVAGRGNVTLNLEGVKVVYLGQSFKDTLINYITDPTVAYLLLNLGILGLVLGFLTPGWHVPETVGAILLVLGLIGLGYFGYSSSGLLLIVLAMVFFIAEALTPTFGLFTVAGVVTFIMGGILLFGGGGEYLVSGNVYENLRIVIVALALLIGLFFAFGMAAVVRAHRKKPEAGREELIGKRGRVIQDVAPEGMIKVHGELWRAVSKDGNPIKVGEDVVVVGIRGLTLIVSKEGKENGRT; translated from the coding sequence ATGAGGAAGGGTGCGGTACTCTCAACGGTTTTTCTTTTGATGTTATTCATTCCACTCGCGAACGCTGGGGAGAACCATGCCGTCTACGTGGCCAAGATAGATGGTATGATAACGGGCTACACGGTGGACCAGTTTTCACGCTATATATCCGCGGCGGAGAACGCCCACGCTGAGGCTCTCATAATTGAGCTCAACACCCCCGGCGGACTGGGAGATGCTATGATGAAGATCGTTTCAGAGATCCAGAACTCAACCGTTCCGGTCATCATCTACGTGGCACCAAGGGGGGCGATAGCGGCTTCCGCCGGAACGTACATTGCAATGGGGTCCCACATTATCGCCATGGCCCCCGGAACCAGCATAGGTGCCTGTGAACCTATAATGGGCTACGCGGCTAATGGGAGCATAATTAAAGCTCCGGCGAAGATACGCAACTTCTACACCGCCTACATGAGATCACTTGCCCAGGAAAGCGGTAGAAATGAAACCGCCGCCGTGGAGTTCATAACGAGAGACCTGAGCCTTACACCGGATGAGGCACTCAGGGCTCACGTTGTGGAGGCTGTGGCCGGTGACGTCCCCGATCTTCTGCTGAAGGTAAACGGTATGAGGACGAGGATCCCAGTTGCGGGGCGTGGAAACGTGACCCTCAACCTGGAGGGCGTCAAGGTCGTGTACTTGGGGCAGTCTTTTAAGGATACTTTGATAAACTACATAACGGACCCAACGGTGGCGTACCTTCTCCTCAATCTGGGGATTCTGGGCCTCGTTCTCGGTTTTCTAACCCCTGGATGGCACGTTCCTGAGACCGTTGGTGCAATACTGCTGGTCCTCGGCCTGATAGGTCTGGGATACTTCGGTTACAGCAGTTCGGGACTTCTGCTGATAGTACTCGCGATGGTGTTTTTCATTGCCGAGGCACTTACTCCAACATTTGGACTCTTCACGGTTGCAGGGGTGGTTACGTTCATCATGGGCGGCATCCTACTCTTTGGCGGAGGAGGTGAGTACCTCGTGAGTGGCAACGTTTACGAGAACCTGAGGATAGTCATCGTGGCACTGGCACTTTTGATCGGGCTGTTTTTTGCCTTTGGCATGGCCGCGGTCGTCAGGGCACATCGGAAAAAACCGGAGGCTGGAAGGGAGGAGCTTATCGGTAAGAGGGGGAGGGTCATTCAGGACGTAGCCCCTGAGGGTATGATAAAGGTTCACGGGGAACTATGGAGGGCAGTCAGCAAAGACGGGAATCCGATAAAGGTCGGAGAAGACGTTGTCGTGGTTGGAATAAGGGGGCTGACTCTTATAGTTTCGAAGGAGGGAAAGGAGAATGGCCGCACTTAG
- a CDS encoding DNA-3-methyladenine glycosylase, producing the protein MAGIDLKKTTHEMIRNGTWKFEDGVFYQAFERGIAGYDGENFIFLDSWSRRERKSAKEKLSFILGFDTDLDSFYAEISDSPFAFLIDEFYGLTVPAAPSPYQALIETIAQQQVSFEFAQRTIANLVRLAGRQAGDLHTFPSSEKIASLSEEELKRARLGYRAGYIKSLTELYLAKKLDLELWDWDVEEAIKYLTKFRGIGKWSAELFLAYGLRKNVYPAGDLGLRRGIAKIFGKRVKDVRERDVREVIEPYGKWKGVLAFYITCYDRKTEIGRKRK; encoded by the coding sequence ATGGCTGGGATTGACCTAAAAAAGACGACACACGAGATGATACGCAACGGCACCTGGAAGTTCGAAGATGGTGTTTTCTACCAGGCTTTTGAGAGAGGTATCGCCGGCTACGATGGGGAGAACTTCATTTTTCTCGACTCGTGGAGCAGAAGGGAACGAAAATCCGCGAAGGAAAAGTTGTCCTTCATCCTCGGCTTCGATACGGACTTGGATTCCTTCTACGCCGAGATAAGCGATTCGCCCTTTGCCTTCCTCATAGACGAGTTCTACGGCCTAACCGTCCCTGCCGCACCTAGTCCATATCAAGCTTTAATCGAGACAATAGCCCAGCAGCAGGTGAGCTTTGAGTTCGCCCAGAGAACCATAGCGAACCTCGTGAGGCTCGCGGGCAGGCAGGCGGGAGATTTACACACGTTCCCTTCTTCGGAGAAGATAGCGTCCCTGAGCGAGGAGGAGCTGAAAAGGGCCAGGCTCGGCTATAGGGCGGGCTACATAAAGTCTCTGACGGAGCTTTATTTGGCCAAAAAGCTCGACCTCGAACTCTGGGACTGGGACGTTGAGGAGGCCATCAAGTACCTCACAAAGTTCCGGGGCATAGGAAAGTGGAGCGCCGAGCTCTTCCTGGCATACGGCCTCAGAAAGAACGTCTATCCGGCCGGAGACCTCGGACTGAGACGCGGGATAGCAAAGATTTTTGGAAAGCGGGTTAAAGACGTCAGGGAAAGGGACGTGAGGGAGGTAATAGAACCCTACGGGAAGTGGAAGGGAGTTCTGGCGTTTTACATCACCTGCTACGACAGAAAGACCGAGATAGGGAGGAAGAGAAAATGA
- a CDS encoding type II toxin-antitoxin system VapC family toxin, with amino-acid sequence MKVQVIDAAVFIQGFDVEGVTTPKVVDEVKDPESRLFLEGLISAGKVRVLQPSRESIEAVMEAARKTGELNELSGADLEVLALAYELKGLLFTDDYNLQNIAKTLGIEFRTLKRGIKRVIHWNYVCIGCGKKFSEMPQEGICPDCGSPVRLFPKKRRRKRPGRARRS; translated from the coding sequence ATGAAGGTTCAGGTCATCGATGCGGCAGTGTTTATTCAGGGGTTCGATGTGGAGGGCGTTACGACGCCGAAGGTCGTCGATGAAGTGAAAGACCCGGAGTCGAGGCTTTTCTTGGAGGGACTGATAAGCGCGGGAAAGGTTAGGGTTCTACAGCCGTCAAGGGAGAGCATTGAAGCCGTGATGGAAGCGGCGAGAAAGACGGGCGAGTTAAACGAACTCAGCGGGGCAGACCTTGAGGTTCTTGCCCTGGCGTACGAGCTTAAGGGGCTTCTCTTCACCGACGACTACAACCTGCAGAACATAGCAAAGACCTTAGGAATAGAGTTCAGAACCCTCAAGAGGGGAATTAAGCGGGTAATCCACTGGAACTACGTCTGCATCGGCTGTGGAAAGAAGTTTTCCGAGATGCCGCAGGAGGGAATCTGCCCGGACTGCGGAAGCCCGGTGAGGTTGTTCCCCAAGAAGCGCCGGAGAAAACGCCCCGGACGGGCTCGGCGCTCATAG
- a CDS encoding LamB/YcsF family protein encodes MKVDLNSDLGESFGRYKLGLDEEVMNHITSANVATGWHAGDPIVMRKTVRLAKEKGVAVGAHPGYPDLLGFGRRYMKLTPEEARNYILYQIGALYAFTRAEGIELQHVKPHGALYNALVKEEELARAVIEGIADFDKGLIFVTLSGSRPAEIAEEMGVKVAHEVFADRAYNPDGTLVSRSKPGAVIHDKEEIVERVISMVKDGGVKAINGEWIELKADTICVHGDNPKAVEIAAHIRKVLEEEGVKIVPMRDVVR; translated from the coding sequence ATGAAGGTGGACCTGAACTCCGACCTTGGGGAAAGCTTCGGCCGTTACAAGCTCGGCCTGGATGAGGAGGTCATGAACCACATCACGAGCGCGAACGTAGCTACCGGCTGGCACGCCGGCGACCCGATAGTCATGAGAAAAACCGTGAGGCTCGCGAAGGAGAAGGGCGTCGCGGTTGGTGCCCACCCTGGCTATCCAGACCTTCTCGGCTTTGGCAGGAGGTATATGAAGCTCACTCCGGAGGAGGCTCGCAATTACATCCTCTACCAGATAGGTGCGCTCTACGCGTTTACAAGGGCGGAAGGAATCGAGCTCCAGCACGTCAAGCCACACGGCGCTTTGTACAACGCTCTCGTCAAGGAGGAGGAACTCGCGAGGGCCGTCATCGAGGGTATAGCTGACTTCGATAAAGGGCTTATCTTCGTTACTCTCTCCGGCTCAAGGCCGGCTGAGATAGCGGAAGAGATGGGGGTTAAGGTAGCCCACGAGGTCTTCGCCGACAGGGCCTACAACCCTGATGGCACTTTGGTTTCCCGCTCGAAGCCGGGAGCGGTAATCCACGACAAAGAGGAGATAGTGGAAAGGGTCATCTCAATGGTCAAGGACGGGGGAGTGAAAGCGATAAACGGCGAGTGGATTGAGCTGAAAGCTGATACCATCTGCGTTCACGGCGACAATCCTAAAGCGGTCGAGATTGCGGCCCACATAAGAAAAGTCCTTGAAGAGGAAGGAGTGAAAATTGTCCCTATGAGAGATGTTGTCCGGTGA
- the pxpB gene encoding 5-oxoprolinase subunit PxpB gives MKFKPLGDSALLISFGEVIGEEINEKIHSLARAIERANFEWLVEVVPAYSSLAVIYDPVLIDFERVKRTIEGLEFSSEKFEGKLVKIPVLYGGEYGPDLEFVAQHNGLSVDKVIEIHSKPTYRVHFLGFLPGFAYLGGMDERIATPRLGRPRLKVPAGSVGIAGKQTGIYPLESPGGWRLIGRTPLRLFDPSKEPPTLLRPGDRVRFVPVDEDEFRELYEREWGERND, from the coding sequence ATGAAGTTCAAACCCCTCGGCGATTCCGCCCTGCTGATTTCCTTCGGCGAGGTTATAGGCGAGGAGATAAACGAGAAAATACACTCCCTCGCGAGGGCGATAGAGCGGGCTAACTTTGAGTGGCTCGTTGAGGTTGTTCCAGCATACTCTTCCCTCGCGGTAATCTATGACCCTGTGTTGATAGACTTCGAACGCGTCAAGCGGACAATTGAAGGGCTTGAGTTCTCGAGCGAGAAGTTCGAGGGGAAACTTGTTAAGATTCCTGTTCTCTACGGCGGTGAATACGGTCCCGATTTGGAGTTCGTGGCACAGCACAACGGCCTGAGCGTTGATAAGGTCATTGAGATACATTCCAAGCCGACCTACCGTGTCCACTTCCTCGGCTTCCTTCCCGGCTTCGCCTACCTCGGCGGTATGGACGAGCGCATAGCGACGCCACGTCTTGGGAGGCCCAGGCTAAAGGTTCCTGCCGGCTCGGTGGGGATAGCTGGGAAACAGACTGGCATCTACCCCCTCGAAAGCCCCGGTGGTTGGAGGCTCATTGGGAGAACTCCGCTCAGACTCTTCGATCCATCGAAAGAGCCGCCAACCCTTCTCCGGCCGGGGGACAGAGTGAGGTTCGTCCCAGTAGACGAAGATGAATTCAGGGAGCTCTACGAGCGTGAATGGGGTGAAAGGAATGATTGA
- a CDS encoding biotin-dependent carboxyltransferase family protein — protein MIELLSVPSLLTVQDSGRMSYRKLGVPVSGFMDDYSARIANYLVGNPGDAPLLEFLLAGPTLRFNASAVFAVAGDVEVKLNGVPVEPWTSHWAKRGDILEVGTLRGGLYGYIAFAGGIKCKPLLGSCSTYPKAGLGRPLKAGDVLNIGYAVLTGKDGRYLPPELRPDYSTKEKTVRVVLGPDLDHFTGEGVETFLSEFYTVTPESDRMGYRLDGKKIEHSKKGAGIITGPLVPGSVQVSASGKPIVMLRDAQTTGGYAKIAVVSRVDLPIVAQSRPGERLRFEAVSVDEARELLIRREKTLVAIKDFLDGKMHAYRIRTGKEETIVFTKVEKE, from the coding sequence ATGATTGAGCTCCTCAGTGTTCCCTCTTTGCTGACGGTTCAGGACTCCGGCAGGATGAGCTACCGAAAGCTCGGCGTTCCGGTTTCCGGCTTCATGGACGATTACTCTGCGAGGATAGCGAACTACCTCGTCGGAAACCCCGGCGATGCTCCGCTCCTTGAGTTCCTCCTCGCAGGCCCAACGCTCAGGTTCAATGCCTCCGCCGTCTTTGCGGTTGCCGGCGACGTTGAGGTGAAGCTAAACGGCGTGCCTGTTGAGCCGTGGACGAGCCACTGGGCGAAGAGGGGGGATATACTTGAAGTGGGGACGCTGAGGGGCGGGCTCTACGGATACATCGCCTTCGCCGGCGGGATAAAGTGCAAACCGCTCCTCGGGAGCTGTTCGACCTACCCCAAGGCTGGCCTTGGAAGGCCGCTGAAGGCCGGGGATGTACTGAACATCGGATACGCGGTACTAACGGGGAAGGATGGGAGGTACCTCCCTCCTGAGCTGAGGCCGGATTATTCCACCAAGGAAAAGACAGTCCGCGTCGTCCTCGGCCCGGACCTTGACCACTTCACCGGGGAGGGTGTAGAGACCTTCCTGAGCGAGTTCTATACCGTAACTCCCGAGTCCGACAGGATGGGTTACCGGCTCGATGGAAAGAAGATAGAGCACTCCAAAAAGGGAGCTGGAATCATAACCGGCCCCCTCGTCCCCGGTTCAGTTCAGGTTTCAGCCAGCGGAAAGCCAATAGTGATGCTCCGCGACGCCCAGACGACGGGTGGCTACGCGAAGATAGCCGTCGTTTCAAGGGTTGACCTCCCCATCGTTGCACAGAGCCGGCCGGGGGAGAGGCTTAGGTTTGAGGCGGTGAGCGTTGACGAAGCCCGGGAGCTTCTGATCAGGCGCGAGAAGACCCTGGTTGCAATCAAGGACTTCCTCGACGGGAAGATGCATGCTTACAGGATAAGAACGGGGAAAGAAGAGACAATTGTCTTCACAAAAGTGGAAAAAGAATGA
- a CDS encoding UPF0179 family protein, whose amino-acid sequence MAIITLVGEKLARPGVEFIYYGPAEPCKTCKLAGVCVGNLEPGRRYKILRVRSMPSHSCPLHEGKVRVVEVVEPSIEVAIEPRLAIAGSVIQLKFEECSDPEKAELFSPEGLFDGDHVKIIEVLGDVECNGKTYKVVKVMRKKD is encoded by the coding sequence ATGGCGATAATTACATTAGTTGGGGAAAAACTGGCAAGACCCGGAGTCGAGTTCATATATTATGGCCCTGCAGAACCTTGCAAGACGTGCAAGCTCGCAGGAGTCTGCGTCGGGAACCTCGAACCCGGCAGGAGGTACAAAATCCTCCGCGTGAGGAGTATGCCCTCGCATTCCTGCCCGCTTCACGAGGGCAAGGTTCGTGTCGTCGAGGTCGTCGAGCCCAGCATCGAAGTAGCGATAGAGCCCAGGCTGGCGATAGCAGGCTCTGTGATACAGCTCAAGTTCGAGGAGTGCAGCGACCCGGAGAAGGCGGAGCTCTTCAGCCCCGAAGGCCTCTTTGACGGCGACCATGTAAAGATAATAGAGGTACTCGGCGACGTGGAGTGCAACGGCAAGACATACAAAGTCGTCAAGGTCATGCGCAAGAAGGATTGA